Genomic DNA from Salvia miltiorrhiza cultivar Shanhuang (shh) chromosome 1, IMPLAD_Smil_shh, whole genome shotgun sequence:
CTTATCTAATTTACTCATGCTTAATTAACTAAATACTTTAACAATAGTTGGATTTGTAGTTTCCAGCCATATTGTAACTCTATTAATATTAAGGATCAATGTTAGCAAAATGctatattaaattaagatgCTATTGAATATATGAGACATGCATGGGTGATATAAGAATAGAAGAGgtaatttaatttctatcaaaatacttcacgtgcataaaatgtatttcttcattgccatgttttttttttatgtatccAGATTGTCTCTAAAGCAATATATATCTACGTTGACTTCTCAAACTtccaggtccaataccatccaccattgggaatctatcaaatttggAGTATTTATtgctctcttccaacaaattaaatggtgagcttccattctccatctGCAACTTGACATCCCTTCAGTTTCTTCTGCTCTCAAATAACAATTTGGAAGGGACAGTTCCACAATGCTTTCGAAACTTGAGCAAATCGTTGTccatatttcatttaaatacaaataactTTAGTGGCCtcattccatcaatatttatcaAAGGGTGTAGTCTTCAGTCCATCAATTTGAGtggtaataaattgcaaggaagaTTACCTAAATCCTTAATCAATTGCAAAAGTCTAAAGGGTCTCGATGTTGGAAATAATAGAATACAAGATGAATTTCCGTTTTGGATGGAAGCTCTTCCTGAGCTTCGAGTGCTCGTCTTGAAGTCTAACAAGTTTGATGGTAACATGTCGCTGCCTTCACGAAGTAACCTTCCATTTCAAAAGTTGCAAGTTTTAGATATATCTGACAATGAATTTGTGGGGTCTCTCCCTCAAACATATTTCAAGAACTTTAGAGCAATGATGGATGTGAAGGAAAATAAGACAGATCTAATTACAAGTAGTGATGATTTCGATTTTCTAAGGTATGTGGAGATGAGAATCACCTTGAAAGGTTTGGATCTGTTATTGAAGAGACTGTTGAAAACCTTTACAACCATTGACTTATCCTCCAACAATTTCTCTGGTAGTATTCCAGATTCCATAGGTAATCTTAATTCTTTGAGATACTTGAATTTGTCACACAATAATCTCATGGGACACATACCTGCATCTCTTGGAAATATAAATGTGCTTGAATCATTGGATTTATCATGGAACAAATTGGACGGCGGAATTCCAAGTGTATTGACGAGGTTGACATTTCTTGCGGACTTAAACCTTTCGATGAATGATCTTGTGGGGCAAATACCACAATCTACTCAGTTTTCCACATTTGAGAATGATTCATACGTGGGAAACTTGAGATTGTGTGGATTTCCGTTGACGAGAAAATGCAACGAGGAGGATGGGCAGCGGATGCAGCCAGAAGAACAAGATGACGAAGATGATGAGTATGGATTTATAGATGGATTTGGATGGAGAAGTGTGGTGATGGGATATGGAAGCGGAATCAtagttggaattggaattggttGTTGGATTATTCGATTTGGAAGGCCAAGATGGTTGGTGGAATTCTTTTTTGGTGTTGGATATACATacaagaagaacaagaagaagaagaagaagacaaggaAGAGAGCAACTCCAACACAGAGGAGAAGTTGATTCCagacaaatatatattatgagcttttctttcttgcttttttgttcttttccaGACATCAGATTGTTGTTTTATACAATGTTTTTTATGTTCAAAGTTTGCTAAGTTTTAAAATAGTTTTGTGATGGAGTCCCGTTATTAGATAAGCAGTTATTTTCACCTGGGCCTTTTGTCGAACACTTGGCGAACTGATTTTCGCTATTCTTCTCCACCGTCTTTACTTCACTGGAAAATGGAGCTTTTACTTTGTCTACGGTGTCGTTTTCTCGAAATCCGGAGTTGTGTGAAATCCTAGAAAGATCTCCGACAATGGTTTACATGATTATTAATTTTGATTGGTTGAGGTTGGTTATAGTGATAACTTGGATGCATTTTAGATCTTGGCATTCTAATAATCAAGATTGGATATATCATATAATCCACCCAACTTTGGATTGATAAACGATTGTAAGCCGATTTATCAATCACGTGTTCAATCATGTAAACCAAATACTTGATTaaggtgaattattttatcaatcatgcattACCACTCAAACCAAACGCCTCCTTAGATACTTGAATTTGTCTAACAATACTTGAATTCCCTTCTTCTCTTGGAAATATGAACATTCTTGAATCACTGGACTTGTCATCAAATAGATGGGATGGATAAATTTCGAATGAGTTGATCAAGTTGAcattttttacaaaattaaatattttgatgtttgaaTTTTTTCTATGTTTTTCTATATCTCattttatcatatattcatGTCAA
This window encodes:
- the LOC131013970 gene encoding receptor-like protein 19, which gives rise to MEALPELRVLVLKSNKFDGNMSLPSRSNLPFQKLQVLDISDNEFVGSLPQTYFKNFRAMMDVKENKTDLITSSDDFDFLRYVEMRITLKGLDLLLKRLLKTFTTIDLSSNNFSGSIPDSIGNLNSLRYLNLSHNNLMGHIPASLGNINVLESLDLSWNKLDGGIPSVLTRLTFLADLNLSMNDLVGQIPQSTQFSTFENDSYVGNLRLCGFPLTRKCNEEDGQRMQPEEQDDEDDEYGFIDGFGWRSVVMGYGSGIIVGIGIGCWIIRFGRPRWLVEFFFGVGYTYKKNKKKKKKTRKRATPTQRRS